The Lonchura striata isolate bLonStr1 chromosome 11, bLonStr1.mat, whole genome shotgun sequence DNA segment TCCCTATCTAACAGGGATATTATAAAACTGATAATTGTTTTATCATTTTTATCATAATTATTTATCAGCAAAATTGTATTGGCTTGCTTACACATAACTAGAGTGCAGCAAGAACATGTTTACAGAGTTTTTCAGCTTCTGGGAATTTTAAACCATCAGATCCCACAGTGGGTGTATTAAAGATAGTGGCTAACCAGACTCCATTAATATACAAATTAAATTGCCTTgagtaaaggaagaaaattagtcTGGAACAAtattttgcagtattttcttATCAGTACCAAACTGGGCCATTAATGTCTcttatacctttttttttaaaccttgtGCAGAGATAGGGATTTGACTGATTATTACAAGAAGCCTTAGGGGGAATAAAACATGTTCTGGGACTAGGGGTTGCTGGCCAATAGTATAATTAAAATCAGAGTTACAGAAAGGTATCTGACAGCCCAGGTGAGCcaagcatttaaaatatattttgtgttcATGGAAACCAGGTTCGTCATGCACAAAGTGGCAAATTTGTTTAGATGCAAAATACAGAGAGCAGAGAGCCAGACCTTCTGTTAATGTTCCTTCAGGCCTCCcatgtgctgctgcctcctcgTGAAGCAAAAGACTCTCAAGTGAGCATTTCTGGATGCTTTACTTATTTATCCTTCTCCTTCTGAATGACAATTAAAATATCTGCTCACTGAAAATCTTGCTGTTCTGTTCCTAATGCCATAATATTCCCTTGAGCTTTCCAGATGCAAACACAGATGATTATGTCAGTGTTCAAGTgactccattcctgtccctggtGCTTAAATCTTGCCTCAAATCCTCAGTTGCTCCCCTGTAGCTCGGTGAAGACTCTCTGGAGTCAGTGATAGGCAGGAGGAGTTTCACAGCCAACATTACCTGTATGAGGTTTTCAGGTCTTTGCTCTTGTGTTTCAGACTGATGTCTTATTTGTGGAGTTTCTCCTGCTTTAGTGTGCTTTACTGGGAACCAAGCTGTAGTTATGCAGGGGGAGGAGGTCTTTTTGCCCTCCTGTGGTGTTTGCCGTGTGGAGTTCTGCCCCACTTGTGTCAGGCAGTGCCAACCTTTCCCCAGAAGACCTCAAGGAGACTCACCCTTAACTGAATCTCTGTGTTTGCCCTGGTTAATGGATTTGTCTTAATGAGTGCTGTCCATAAGGCAACATCTTTTGACTTAGTGAAATAATTTGTATGACTTTCCCTGGGGCTTCCTACCTGCTGAAATGCTTTCCAGAGCTGTCAGTTCTTGCAGACATGCAGCTTGCCTGCCTGCCTCTGCCTGACAAGAATAGTGACATCAGGTGGCAGTGGGGCCTCAGGGTCAGAATAATACTCAAttcttttgtcattttttactctttttaatTTAACATGGTGTGGAAATTATTGCAGTCTGGGAAGCCTgataaatgtaaataattaatttacCACTAGGTAGTTGACTAAAATTAAGGGCACAGAGCTATAGATAATGGGCCCAAACTAGCCCAAGATCTATCAGGAGATTCAGTATCCCACCACTGTACTCTGTCTCACAACGTCACTATTGCATTTTTCTTATCTCCCCTCCCTCTGGAAAATGGAgtatattattaaaataaacactgaTAATATTATACTGttcattttttgtctttctagTCCACAATAACTAGAAAACCCAAATGTTAAGATTTTGCAGTAAATAAAAGatcttttccaaactaaatgattctgtgattctaagatACCAGGAGACAATACCAGAGACCAGAAATCCCTTTTGTTTTTAACCATAAGACATTATACATGCAATGAGGTAAGCAAGCAGTTTACACCGTGAGCTGCCACATTCATTTTAGGAAGATTAATCTCAGAAAGGAAAGCATATGTGGAATTGGGTCACAGCACTTCACATATTCAAGCTTGTGTAAGATACAAAGTGATCAATCCCCGTAAGATCTTTGTAAAGTGAACAAggtttattatttataatagTAAACAGGCTGGCATTTATCTTTTCAAAGCATGGCAGTGGCATAAAGTATGTTTTAACTTTTGTTGTTTCCagttatttgcattttaaaagctcTGCTTTGAATCATTATACTTTTCTTGAATTTAATGATTTATGTAAGACAAGATACTTGGAATGTACTGGAATTACAATTCTCAAAGCTAGTGAGGAATGAAAGAGCACGGACAACTTGGAAATTCAGTGTTATTTATGCAGCTGTACATCTACGCTAATATGCAATTATTGAACCTCTAAGTTATTCTTAGTGGAGATGGCAAGATCACAAAGGCCACCTGGCAGGATGGATGCCTGCCTTACTGTCCTGATACCATCAGGAAGTGGCAGCACAACAATGAGACAGCACAGGCACTGAAATATGCCTTCACTGACAGTCTGCCTCAACTTCACTCACACAGAATGGAAGCTTGTTTATTGTGCTGGCGTTAGAAAAGGAGTCTTAGCAGAAGCTGAGGTCAGGTTTAATGAGAGTCACTCTTTGGAGTATCAGCAgtacatgttttattgtaattaTTTCCTACTGGAAGCAAatctcctttctcctctctcaATTCCTACTCACCCTCCCATacatttcaggttttttgtATTATGACAATTACTATTCAATTTTCTCCTTAAACTTGATCCTGGTTCTCTGTACATCACTGAACTCAAAGCATGTTTTCACTGCTCAGTGCCAAAAATGTCAGGGCTCTCTCACATATTTTGTGATGTTTGAGTCTATTCCACTGTATTATCTATTGAGATAATCCTTGCATGGATTGAGAGCAGCTCTTTGTGCTGGACCCAGAGCTTCATCTGCTAGTAAGTGTTGAGGTTATCCTGTGCTCTTTCAGCCCAAGCCAGTCTCAGAGCAggaggcagtgctggaggagccTCTTCTGCATATCTGCAGCAGCGCGAAAAGCATATCGCTCTTTCAGCTGTACATGCTTTAAGATCTAGTGCTcgattttttttctgggtttgggtgtttgtttggggttttctaaTGGTTTGTGTTGACCATAGTTCTGCTGATAGAACAGGCAGCAGACAGATTTGGTCCTCACTCAGCATTCTTCAAGGACTGTCTAAAGAAGCATCACAATCACTCTCAGaatattttacttaatttttatcTGCCTTTATTGTGATTTTACAGAGTGATgtctttaaattttatttttttttttacttttgtcaAAGTACATGGTAATACttccagcccagtcccagggggATTGCAGCATCTATGGATCCCACAGGTTCACCGAGACCCGTCCTTCCCTTGCCAAGAGTAACAGTGACACCCTGTGGTAAACTGGGCAGAGGCCGGGCGCCCAATTTCCTTGGTTCCTTTCAAATTTGCCTCCGAGTTTCTCACCCGGCAGGGAGTGTGACAGGAGGAATTCCTGCCCTACACATAGGAGGGCTTCATCAGATTGTCATCCATCTCTTAGTGGAAGGCTTGTCTAATGAGCAGTTTAATTCTTAGATATAGAGAACACTCTGCTCCAGATGGCCAGATGCTCGTGGAGGTGGAACACAAAACAGAaattgagaaaagaaaattttgcatTCAGTTTAAATTGATGTTACAGAAATATACTGTTCTTCATTATCATTCATACTGCTTTTCTCTAACATGGCAACAGTCTATTGAACTATATCAGATTGTAATGACAAAGATATCCACAATATAAAGGTATCCACAACACAAAACTTACTACATGAACAACTGCAGGTGGAAGTTAGGGTCATCCTTTCAACTTCTTACTTGCACCATTCCTTTGGTTTGGTTAATGAGTATAAACAGCACAATTGCTCTGTAATTACTGACATCATTCCGATTCCAGCCAAGTCCTCACTGCACAGTACCTTGGTTCTACTGTGTTATCACATGCTAATGTACAAGCCATGTACTCTAGTTAAACATTTTCCAATGAGTTTAACTTACGACATTCAGTATGTGCTACATAGCTGACTGAATAGTATGGTCTGCACACTGCAAGTGTTTTAAGCCTCATGCACGTGAAATAGCTGAcaaaagaaagattttaaatCTTCATGAGAGCAGATGGTCTGCTTTTGGctgttttggaggttttgtgGTCATGGTTTCTTTAGGTTGGATGTTGTTAGTTTGGGTTTTATATGGGTgtaggaaggagaaaaaaattaagaaatattgGGCAAATATCCCTGTGAAGCTTAATTTGAATCATCTATTATACACAGATTGCCTAAAAAAACTAATGAACATGCAGGAAAGCATGTAATAAATTAGGTTTTGTGTCCTCTGTGCTTGAAATGTAAGGCTATTATGTCTTGTCCTAGTTTATGTATTTGGGTGGCAAGGCAATCTTCTTTAAGCAGTGCAATAAACTGCATTAATCAATGTCTTATTCTTAAAATATTGTTATAAGCAAGTTACAGAAGTGTCTATGGCAAATATTTTAGGTAGAGTTGGATCTATTTCCAAGTGGAGAGATGACTTCCTAAGGCTCTTCCCGGTGCTTCTTTTAGTGAGTTTATGGTTGTGTCAGTGAACTTTGTGATTTAAATAGTATTTTGTGCATACCTAGTATTATACTTTTCCAAGTCTCATTCTGTGCCTCGAGTGCCCCCCACACAAACACTGCCTCACTCCCTTGTTCCTTTTGTGGCCTTGGCAGGCTTGCACTTGGTGCACTAACCCGAGACTCACAGCATGAGCACTACAAAGAAAACACATTACTTCCACTATCAAAAGTGGTGTCCCTGAAGGACTGGAACACAGGAATCCCATTGGACATCAGCatgggaggaaaaagaaaaggggcaGCTGTGCTTTCAAGCACTGCTCTTTCCTTCTGTTTGGCTTTACAGGACCTCTGCAGGTCAGCTTCCAGAATCAGTTTCCATTTGGCAAAACCAAGCTTCCATAGCTCGGGGACTGCAGCACTGCCCTCATGGCCTCACAGATGTTCCCCTAGGGGATGCTGTGTCTGGGGAGAGGATTTGGCCCTGACATGTTAAGATGATCAGAGGATACTCTCCCTGAAGGACTCCCTTATCACATGTGAGCACTCCCTGGCAGACAATGCCCACACCTCATGGCTTGGCACTTCAGAGTTTGAAGACACTGCTTGACAGTAGGTCGAGTATCATTTTATTTGGGCTTTTACTTATTTGCTTTAGCTGAGATTTAggcaaaaaacatttttaaggcAGAAAAAGTCAAATTGGACAGGGTTTCATGTGTTGTTTTATATCTGGATCAATCACACAAGATTTTTACAAGAGAAACAATTCATTAaagtcatatatatatatatatgtttctGATTCCTTGTATGCTCTTCATATCATACCAGATTTTCTTGGGTACAGACTTTCAATTACAGAATTTAGAAATTATTCTGGTTTTAGTCTgtctctttttgtttctttctctgttattttcttttttttttcttttttcttattttttaataaaatagcaGTGATAGCTTTTCTACTGCACATGGCtaaatatttaagaataaatAGGAATACATACAGGAAGATTGAATTTTGAAGACAATTCCTGAGAAATACCTACAAGCATTTAATTATCTCTCTTTAGGGAACTGGGCTTTCCCCTTAGCTGCCATTGTAAATATATTTCACAGGACATGGATGATAACAAAGCTGCCTCTGGTATTCCTGGTTTGTATCAGGGAGTATTGGGAGCCAGAGCTGCAAATGCCTGATGTGTCTTTGAGACTGCAATGACGTCCAGCTATTGAGGAAGTGAATATAAACTTAGGTGTTAATCCTGTAAAGATGCATTTACATGATTTTTACACTCTACACTGACTTACTGAAGTTAATGACTGTAAGTTCTTGAAGCAGTTTTCAAAATTCTTTGTTTTATATATGGTGACTCTGTCGACCAGAATGGTTTTTATGGAAGTGATATTTGCCAGTGATTTTCcaactaaaaatatatttttccaataCTAGCTGAATGAAAGGTCAATTAAGGGCAGTGTAGAGACATCCTATTAATTTATTTAGGTTAACAATACTGTAAATTCtgtaaattaatattatttttgtatatTAATTACTGTTAATAGTATAAATTAATAGGATTCAGGATaaagtcttttattttttcatgagGGTTTAACCCTGCATGGCTTACAAACATGAGGAGCAATATATCATGCCATGAATGACAAAGTAAAAACAAcatatattttttccctatCTAGATAATATGCCACATAAGTGCTGATTTTCATATGTAATCTCATCTGGGAATGGAAATTATTAATGGAAATAATGTGAATGCAAATAGAAATTTGAGTCTGCTAAATTATTAAAGTCTACCTAAATATGATTAATCAATTTTTTTACTTCAATGAAAATTTCTAAGGAGATCataaactgcattttattttacattagaATCTCCAGACTAGGTTACATTATCACCTTCTTTTTAGTCTTCAAACCTTTCTAAGTTTTTATCAATATAATGAAGCAAGTCATAGGAACACATGCCTAGTAAAAAATACCCTATATACATCTTTTACTTTGTGTTAACTCCCCTtggttattaattttaaaaggttaCAATACTTAAGACCATGTAACTTGTTTCTTATGTTGTTTATGAATCATCTAAGTCTACAACTACATTATATAACACCACCTAGTTTTCACACACAGGATATTTGCAAACCTAAACAAAGATTTTCTAATGTTGTCTTGATTTTGAAGAGTAGTCTGTTTAGTGCCAATTTTGTCTTCCCAGGAAGTCGATAGTAGAGAAAGTCACTGTAAAAATGTCTATTGATTTCAACTAAGTAATTTGTATCAAGGTGGAGAACCTTGCCAAATTCATATGAAGCAAATGATAGcaacttgtcttttttttttttttttttaaggtggaGGGGTGCAGGTGCATATAAAAGCATATAGCTGCCTGATCAAGCCTGCAAAACTAGAATGCCTTTAGCAAACTAGGTGCCAGCTTCACCAATGTATTACTCCAGTTTTACACAGTGCTAAATTTCCTAACAGCAACTGGAGTGGTGCAGTGGCAAAGCAGCACCTCAGCTCCACAGGCTCACTGCCAGTTATCCAAGAACAGCTTGTATTTACTGCTGTGAGCAAAcacctgtgcagcagcagcagcagcagcagcagcagcagcagcagcagcatgtcATTTGGTACATGCAGGTAATTGGCATTACAGACTGGAACAACACTGGAGTCTGCCTAGTTAGCCAGGTAAACACTAATCTTTCAGACAAAATCTTGCAGTCATGGTCCAGCTTCTCCCCATCTTGGAACCTCCTGCTTCATTTGGTGGATTTGCTTCTGGAGTTCATCTCTGTCCAGCTTCATTTTTGCTTCTAGAACTTGCCGTAGAGACCCAATGCTCTCATAGATGGCTGCAAACCCTAATTGCAGGTGAGAATTAAATTAGTTCATCATGAGGAACAAGAGTGTCACATCATTGCTATCAGAATGCACTTCCATAATGCCCTGCTTTGCTCTAGGAACACAGCAAAAGTTCTGAAGGAAAATGGGGTGTAACTGTGTGCTGTCCTGATGGCAGCCCAGCTATGGTTGTGCCTGCTCTGGAGAGAGCACTTCTAAACTGGTTGTCACCCCTTATTGCTCTGCTTTTTGCACTTAGTGAAAATCCTTCTTAATGCCACAGGTGTAGCCATTACATCTGCCCCCAAAGTATTTAAACTACTTTGATACAAGCAAAGACATTTTGCATATTACTGTGAGTGGATCACTATCACCACAATTCAGAGTAAAGAACTGGATAACTATGGTCCTACCAGCATTAACTTcagctttcatttcttttatATCTTCATTTATCTCATTCTGAAGTTTGATAATGCgaatatttatcttttcttcAGTCTGTTTTGCTTCGTGTGCCTCCATGGTTATCTTCTGCATTTCTTCTATTCTCTCAATTTTCTCTGCCATTTGGTTGAATTTCATCTCAATACCTCTCTCACTCATTTCCTGGAGCCGGGAAACAGAGTTTTAATTATTTACTCTGCATGTGGAATAACAGtggccttttttaaaatatgaaatagaTACTGATTTATCATCTTTTCGCTGGAATTCAAAATGTAAGCAATTACAATTTTTCATAAGATCATTTCAAATTACTTGATTAGTGTAGGTTAAGATACTGATCTATTTAGCGGTGACCAGATTCATGTAAAGATTCTCAGGTTGTAGATATTACATTTGATATCATTGAAGAGACTTTGGCATATTCTGAGGCTATCTGAAAATCTTACTCAAATAATATCACATCATCTTAGTTATTAATAATGCTCTTGAATGCTTCCTGAGAAGTATTACAGGACATTAGAATGACACTTACAGTGCCTTCCTTAAAAGTCAGTGAGAGTTGATCAATTTTTTGCACAAGCTCCTTTTCAGTCCTTCCATGTTCCTGTTCCAGCCAGCTCCGTGCAGACAAAATCTGATTGCTGAGCTCCTCAACAGCATCTTTTAATCTAGGAGCACAACAGAAATGAgcagaaacaaaagagaagaacTGGTCATTCAACAGTGACTTTTTTATGAACGTGTTcataaaaacacaaaatgtcattttaataCATTCTTCATACCATATTAAGGTGAGCCTTGAATTTTAAGTATATTAAACTGGATATGGTAACATTGGTTTTGAAAATAAAGGTAAAAGTTCACAGCAAATTTATATGAAACACATTACAAAATTTGAATCACAGTAGATGAAAATTCTTTGTGACACTGAAAACAGAATATGGTCATCCATCCAGATTATAAACTTTATGTCCATATGTATCAAATCTGAGAAAAGATTTGGTCGCCTCTTATTCTGGTGACAATGCTGGTTCCTGCAGCTCCACTTACATTGCCTATACCCACCTCAACTTTACACCAGCCAATTGTGCCAGTGAAGCTGCTTCTTTTCTCCAGTGAATATGTGAAACCTGCTTTGCATGAGGATGGTGATAGGTAGTAAAAAATGAGGATGTGGATGGGTTATACCAGGATTGCTACTGCTTGAAATGCCTGGACAGGAGTTAACATTTGAATTGACTATAAGGACCCCATGTAATATCTGGTAGTACAGAGTATCTAATCACTAATAATGTAGGTATTTCAGTTATATTCATGTTTGAAGCCAGCTTAAAGCAGTAGCACTCTGTGAGTGCTGTGCCTTGCTTCTGGCTTGCTTCAGTTGAACTTTTTCCCCTGCTCTGGACAGCCACCTCCAGCATTCATTGCTTCAGACACTTCTTACAGAAAGGCACCAGGTCACTCTGACAAAAACCCTTAATTGTGCCCTTTAATACAAGTTCTGCCTGAGTACTTAACTAGGAACTTAACATTTCAAAATTGCCTAACCACATCAGGGCAGAATTCTTGGTGAAAGCAAGTTCCTCTTGACCTCTTGACAGCCAACTTTTGTAATATCTGTGCAGCAAACACACATATTCATAGAGGTTCTTGCTTTTATAGGCCTGAAGATTATACCAGTTAGACTGGGAAAACTGAGGCCAGACTGGGAAAACAGAGGCCCTACTCCCAAGGTACATGGCAGCAGCAAGGCTTCCCAAGCACTTACTTAGTGTCCAGAACTTGCAGCTGTTGGTTGCTCTCTTTGTAGGCAATCTTCAGCTTTGCTTCTTGTTGCATTATCGATTGCTCTACTCTGCTCAGCAGATGAGAAATCTGAAACAAATTTCAGAAATCACTATTTTTCAACAGCATTTCAGCAGTTTCATTTGGGGCATTTTCTTAACAGTAGAGGAGGTCTAACAGAGAGCTCACTTTTGCtaacatttcaaaaattattgAATTTGCTTATTTTGCTTTATCATTACTATCATACTATCTCTCAATATGAAAGTATCAGCATGTTGAAAACTGTAAATTTTTTTGCCCTAAATAATGTGAATAGTTTCACCTTGAAAATCTCTGCCTGATCCCCCCTTTAGACAGCTGAATTTGCATGATCCATACATCTCCAAGTTGCCAGATAATCA contains these protein-coding regions:
- the FAM81A gene encoding protein FAM81A yields the protein MAHRSPIFPTLATSERRVRNIPLHSQALTAVPLASASLVDQLEDRILSHEKTTAALVEHAFRIKEDIVSTLHRMQNKGGGDRLARQLLEEHIRNITAIVRQLNRDIEMLQEQIRVRDNLSYGTNSTLKSLEMRQLSGLGDLRGRVARCDAGLARLSAEHKITYERLQSLSKDQHTSKLILESKIKEAEIQISHLLSRVEQSIMQQEAKLKIAYKESNQQLQVLDTKLKDAVEELSNQILSARSWLEQEHGRTEKELVQKIDQLSLTFKEGTEMSERGIEMKFNQMAEKIERIEEMQKITMEAHEAKQTEEKINIRIIKLQNEINEDIKEMKAEVNAGFAAIYESIGSLRQVLEAKMKLDRDELQKQIHQMKQEVPRWGEAGP